A genomic stretch from Flavobacterium sp. KS-LB2 includes:
- a CDS encoding response regulator: protein MIIDQSTNKNNILIVDDHPFIIEGYKNAITRYNPDEFEFFITQAKDCESAYNIITNPDTLMFDIAFLDISMPPYEEKNIYSGEDLARLILEFMPNCKIILLTMYTELLKIKTIISTINPNGLVIKNDLTFDELLFAFDKVIRNETYYSQSVLKMLAQSEGNSIEIDQFDKEILFHISRGTKLTDIPQYIPISLGAIERRKLDLKELLKVEEGTDIDLVREAKNKGLLF, encoded by the coding sequence ATGATAATTGACCAATCAACAAACAAGAATAATATATTAATCGTTGATGACCACCCTTTTATTATAGAAGGATACAAAAATGCAATTACTAGATATAATCCTGATGAGTTTGAGTTTTTTATAACACAAGCTAAAGATTGTGAATCAGCTTATAACATTATTACAAATCCGGATACTTTGATGTTTGACATCGCTTTTCTAGATATTAGTATGCCACCTTATGAAGAAAAAAATATTTATTCAGGAGAGGATTTGGCAAGATTGATATTAGAATTTATGCCAAATTGTAAAATAATTTTGCTTACTATGTACACAGAATTATTGAAAATAAAAACGATTATAAGTACTATAAATCCTAATGGTTTAGTAATAAAAAATGATTTAACATTTGATGAGTTGCTTTTTGCTTTCGATAAAGTTATAAGAAATGAGACATATTACAGCCAGTCCGTTCTAAAAATGTTAGCCCAATCTGAGGGGAATAGTATAGAAATAGATCAATTTGACAAAGAAATTTTATTTCATATTTCAAGAGGAACCAAGTTGACTGATATTCCGCAATATATCCCAATTTCTTTAGGAGCAATTGAGAGAAGAAAATTAGACTTAAAAGAATTATTAAAAGTTGAAGAGGGTACTGATATCGACTTAGTTCGAGAGGCAAAAAATAAAGGTTTACTTTTTTAA
- the thiL gene encoding thiamine-phosphate kinase, giving the protein MIEDKNPQRTSIAQLGEFGLIDHLTKNFEISQSSTLKGIGDDAAVLDFKDKKVVVSTDLLIEGVHFDLAYMPLKHLGYKAVVVNISDICAMNAKATQITVSVAVSNRFPLEALDELFAGISHAAREYNVDVIGGDTTSSQKGLIISITAIGEANEEEIVYRNGAKQTDLLVVTGDIGAAYMGLQVLEREKQVFQVNPNSQPDLDAYTYLIERQLKPEARKDVRTLLHALEIKPTSMIDISDGLSSEIMHLCKQSKVGCNLYEDKLPIDPQFINVCEEFNIDSTTVAINGGEDYELLFTIAMEDFVKIKANPNFTIIGHMTQESEGIHLVTRANTKIALKARGWDALTQ; this is encoded by the coding sequence CGCACAAGTATAGCACAATTAGGAGAATTTGGATTGATAGACCATTTGACAAAAAACTTTGAAATCAGCCAATCTTCAACCTTAAAGGGAATTGGAGATGATGCGGCTGTTTTGGATTTCAAGGACAAAAAAGTAGTTGTCTCTACCGATTTATTGATTGAAGGTGTACATTTTGATTTGGCTTATATGCCTTTAAAACATTTAGGCTACAAAGCAGTAGTTGTCAATATTTCAGACATTTGCGCAATGAATGCAAAAGCAACACAAATCACGGTTTCCGTTGCAGTATCTAATCGTTTTCCGTTAGAAGCTTTAGATGAGTTATTTGCAGGGATATCTCATGCAGCACGTGAATATAATGTTGATGTTATTGGTGGCGACACTACCTCATCACAAAAAGGATTAATCATTAGCATAACCGCTATTGGCGAAGCTAATGAAGAAGAAATCGTTTATAGAAATGGCGCTAAACAAACCGATTTATTAGTGGTTACCGGCGATATTGGAGCTGCTTATATGGGATTGCAAGTTTTAGAAAGAGAAAAGCAAGTTTTTCAAGTGAATCCAAATTCACAACCTGATTTAGATGCTTATACCTATTTAATAGAACGTCAATTGAAACCGGAAGCTAGAAAAGATGTGCGCACTTTATTACATGCATTAGAAATAAAACCAACTTCTATGATTGATATTTCTGATGGGTTGTCATCGGAAATTATGCATTTATGCAAGCAGTCTAAAGTGGGTTGTAATTTATATGAGGATAAATTACCAATAGACCCTCAATTTATTAATGTTTGTGAAGAATTCAATATCGACAGCACAACTGTTGCCATAAACGGTGGTGAGGACTACGAATTGCTTTTTACCATTGCCATGGAAGATTTTGTAAAAATCAAAGCAAATCCAAATTTCACCATTATTGGTCACATGACACAAGAAAGCGAAGGGATTCATTTAGTAACTCGTGCCAATACCAAAATTGCCTTAAAGGCTCGTGGTTGGGATGCTTTGACTCAATAA
- a CDS encoding tetratricopeptide repeat protein yields the protein MKSIYLILLIILLVFFGCSKKNEFNTIINSSEDSLSSYLSMANDFNLSREKRKEFNQKAFAIIVDQPNDSLNKANLFKVANRYYNMDNWADFKQTVNIVLEKSKSTQDTINIAKAYTYLGDFYASQAVSDSAFIYYFKAEKMYLQRNDIYNLARTRLNKAILQFNAGDFLGSEIAVFNALRVVKGEKASDIVYESYNHLGLIYNELGDYEKAIEFNDKALASIDDKTIPSVFQSKATSLNNMGYVYQNMNRHEKAISYFREGLNQKDLKTDKPFVYAMLIDNLAYSKFKTADFIDLPEQFYQSLELRESLQLTSGILVSKMRLSEYFASKKDSVKSLKYAKESLVLAKQVKNYKSVLLILKQLSIIEPEKSSTYNKQYIHINDSLQKAERKIGEKFTRIEYETDQIKSENTNLVEQNRNLVYIFSGLAMLGLFTFVIKTQKAKNRELLFKQQQQKANEEIYSLMLSQQNSIESSRVEEKKRVARELHDGVLGRMFGVRMNLDGLNTFQDEQAINQRTNYLSELKNIEQDIREISHDLNREKSELINNFVAIVNNLFEEQKKTYKSKLVSSIDSRIKWEMVPNSVKINLYRILQESLQNSNKYATAETIKIELKKEEDHLILIMSDDGVGFNVKTAKKGIGLQNILFRTNECDGVVDIKSKKGEGTIITITVPIE from the coding sequence TTGAAAAGTATTTATCTTATATTGTTAATTATTTTGTTGGTTTTTTTTGGATGTTCCAAAAAGAATGAATTCAATACTATAATTAATTCTTCAGAGGACAGTCTATCTTCTTATCTTTCTATGGCAAACGACTTCAATTTGTCACGTGAAAAAAGAAAAGAATTTAATCAAAAAGCTTTTGCGATTATTGTAGACCAACCAAATGATTCTTTAAATAAAGCTAATTTGTTCAAAGTAGCGAATCGCTATTATAATATGGATAATTGGGCTGATTTTAAACAAACAGTAAATATTGTTTTAGAAAAATCGAAAAGTACCCAAGATACAATCAATATCGCTAAAGCTTATACCTATTTAGGGGATTTTTATGCATCACAGGCTGTTTCGGATAGTGCTTTTATTTATTATTTCAAAGCAGAGAAAATGTATTTGCAGCGCAATGATATTTATAATTTGGCAAGAACTCGATTGAATAAAGCAATACTGCAATTTAATGCGGGGGATTTTCTAGGAAGTGAAATAGCTGTATTTAATGCTTTGCGAGTTGTGAAAGGGGAAAAAGCAAGTGATATAGTATATGAATCATACAATCATTTGGGGTTAATTTATAATGAGCTTGGGGATTATGAAAAAGCAATTGAATTTAATGACAAGGCGTTAGCTAGTATAGATGATAAAACAATTCCATCAGTTTTTCAGTCTAAAGCAACTTCGCTAAACAATATGGGGTATGTGTATCAAAATATGAACCGGCATGAAAAAGCCATCAGCTATTTTAGAGAAGGTTTAAATCAAAAAGATTTAAAAACAGACAAACCATTTGTGTATGCGATGTTAATTGATAATTTAGCCTATTCAAAATTTAAAACAGCTGATTTTATTGACTTACCAGAACAGTTTTATCAATCACTTGAACTTCGTGAAAGTTTACAATTAACATCTGGTATTCTTGTCAGTAAAATGCGATTGTCAGAATATTTTGCATCAAAAAAAGATTCTGTTAAATCTTTGAAATATGCAAAAGAGTCTCTTGTTTTAGCTAAGCAAGTAAAAAACTACAAAAGTGTTTTATTGATTCTTAAACAACTCTCCATTATAGAGCCAGAAAAGTCGTCTACATATAACAAGCAATACATTCATATCAACGACAGCTTGCAAAAAGCAGAGCGAAAAATAGGTGAAAAATTCACTCGTATTGAATATGAAACGGATCAAATTAAGAGCGAAAATACTAATCTAGTAGAGCAGAACAGGAATCTAGTTTATATTTTCAGTGGATTAGCAATGTTGGGTTTGTTTACTTTTGTAATTAAAACGCAGAAAGCTAAAAATAGAGAGTTACTGTTCAAACAACAACAACAAAAAGCCAATGAGGAAATCTATAGTTTGATGCTATCGCAACAAAATTCAATAGAAAGTAGTAGGGTCGAAGAGAAGAAAAGAGTGGCTCGCGAATTACACGACGGTGTTTTGGGACGAATGTTTGGTGTGCGAATGAATTTAGATGGGTTAAATACTTTTCAAGATGAGCAAGCGATTAACCAAAGAACAAACTACTTATCAGAGTTGAAAAATATTGAACAAGATATTCGTGAAATTTCTCATGATCTAAATAGAGAGAAATCAGAATTAATTAATAACTTCGTCGCAATAGTTAATAATTTATTCGAAGAACAAAAAAAGACCTATAAATCAAAACTAGTTTCAAGTATCGATTCGCGCATAAAATGGGAAATGGTTCCTAATTCAGTCAAAATTAATCTATATCGAATTCTTCAAGAATCACTCCAAAATAGTAATAAGTATGCTACAGCAGAAACTATTAAAATTGAACTTAAAAAAGAAGAAGATCACCTGATTTTGATTATGAGTGATGATGGTGTAGGATTTAATGTTAAAACAGCGAAAAAAGGAATTGGCTTGCAGAATATACTTTTTCGAACCAATGAATGTGATGGAGTTGTTGATATAAAATCGAAAAAAGGAGAAGGTACAATCATAACAATTACAGTCCCAATAGAATAA